A genomic region of Lysinibacillus sp. 2017 contains the following coding sequences:
- a CDS encoding cysteine hydrolase family protein — MQKKALVIIDIQNDITKNYKDIIDNINKSIDWAVENNIHVVYIRHENLSPGTRTFKTDTRGAELVPDLKMVSENVFTKYKGNALTSEEFAEFINMNKIDEFYITGADAIACVKSTCYNLRKSNYGVSVLSDCITSYDKKKIDGMIDYYESKGCKIICLNDLLI; from the coding sequence ATGCAGAAAAAAGCATTAGTAATAATTGATATTCAAAATGACATAACAAAGAACTATAAAGATATCATTGACAATATCAACAAATCAATTGATTGGGCGGTCGAAAATAATATCCATGTTGTTTATATAAGACATGAAAATTTGTCACCTGGTACGAGAACTTTTAAAACAGATACACGAGGTGCTGAATTAGTTCCAGATTTGAAAATGGTATCAGAAAATGTTTTTACAAAATATAAAGGAAACGCATTAACAAGTGAAGAATTCGCAGAGTTTATTAATATGAATAAAATAGACGAATTCTACATCACGGGGGCGGATGCAATTGCTTGTGTTAAATCAACTTGCTATAACTTACGCAAATCAAACTATGGGGTTAGTGTACTGTCAGATTGTATTACCAGTTATGATAAAAAGAAAATTGATGGTATGATAGACTATTATGAAAGTAAAGGATGCAAGATAATTTGTTTGAATGACTTATTGATTTAA
- the dnaX gene encoding DNA polymerase III subunit gamma/tau has translation MTYQAFYRVYRPQSFREMSGQAHVKRTLQNALLANKTTHAYLFSGPRGTGKTSTAKIFAKALNCEKAPASEPCNECATCLSITEGSHTDVIEFDAASNSRVEEMRDIIEKVRFAPADARFKVYIIDEVHMLSTSAFNALLKTLEEPPEHAVFILATTEPHKLPATIISRCQRFDFKRLSSIDIVDRMKVVLEDIQMGYEEQALKSIAQAAAGGMRDALSLLDQVVSFSNESVQLEDVLLVTGSVSQDAFYDIAISLKQKDVASVLGMVEQLIADGKEPLRLAEDFITFFRDLLLLQTDSTLEELLEFISPEQKFLELAHDFEIETLYGFIDILAKTQQEMRFSHHTKIYLETALLKMTQLKKTVQVAVGVDPALEGKVASLENRLGQLSQQFQNGGTQTQQPKEQTRQRIRPQGNQYNAPTGRIQEVLKTATKSDLQKVKSAWAQGLANLQKSQSALLADAEPVAANASAFVVKFKYDIHCQMVADNNALISLFTQQIASEVGVSYELLCIPDPAWVKLRENFIKDHGLDQKRPESHESDLLEPSFMEEVQMIETQDPLVVEAENRFGKDFVDVVEE, from the coding sequence TTGACATATCAAGCGTTTTATCGTGTTTATCGACCACAATCATTCCGTGAAATGTCTGGTCAAGCACATGTAAAAAGAACCCTTCAAAATGCTCTCCTAGCAAATAAAACAACACATGCATATTTATTCTCCGGTCCACGTGGTACCGGTAAAACAAGTACAGCCAAAATTTTCGCGAAAGCATTAAATTGTGAAAAAGCACCAGCAAGTGAACCGTGCAATGAATGTGCGACATGCTTAAGTATTACAGAAGGCTCACATACGGATGTTATTGAATTTGATGCGGCCTCAAACTCAAGAGTTGAAGAAATGCGTGACATTATTGAAAAGGTTCGTTTTGCTCCAGCTGATGCCCGCTTTAAAGTGTATATTATTGATGAGGTGCATATGCTTTCAACAAGCGCATTTAATGCCTTGTTAAAAACACTAGAGGAACCGCCTGAACATGCAGTGTTTATTTTAGCAACGACAGAACCTCATAAGCTTCCTGCGACGATTATTTCTCGTTGCCAGCGTTTTGATTTTAAACGACTTTCTTCTATAGATATTGTGGATCGTATGAAAGTCGTTTTAGAAGACATTCAGATGGGGTACGAGGAGCAGGCGTTAAAATCGATTGCTCAAGCAGCGGCAGGTGGCATGCGTGACGCCCTTAGTTTGCTCGATCAAGTGGTGTCGTTTAGTAATGAGTCCGTTCAGTTAGAGGATGTATTGCTTGTAACGGGGTCAGTTAGTCAGGATGCCTTTTATGATATTGCGATTTCATTAAAACAAAAAGATGTAGCGAGTGTACTTGGTATGGTGGAACAGTTAATTGCAGATGGTAAGGAACCGCTTCGATTGGCTGAAGACTTCATTACATTTTTCCGTGATTTATTATTGTTGCAAACAGATAGTACACTAGAAGAGTTATTGGAGTTTATTTCTCCAGAGCAGAAATTTTTAGAGCTGGCACATGATTTTGAAATAGAAACACTCTATGGGTTTATCGATATTTTAGCAAAAACACAACAAGAAATGCGATTTTCGCATCATACGAAAATCTATTTAGAAACAGCACTTTTAAAAATGACACAGCTCAAAAAAACAGTTCAAGTTGCAGTTGGTGTAGATCCAGCATTAGAGGGGAAGGTAGCATCTTTAGAAAATCGTCTAGGACAGCTATCACAGCAATTCCAAAATGGTGGAACCCAAACTCAGCAACCAAAGGAACAAACTCGTCAGCGTATCCGTCCACAAGGTAATCAGTACAATGCACCAACAGGCCGTATTCAAGAAGTGTTAAAAACGGCCACGAAGTCGGATTTACAAAAGGTCAAATCAGCATGGGCACAAGGTTTGGCGAATTTGCAAAAATCACAATCTGCTCTTTTAGCAGATGCAGAACCTGTTGCGGCAAACGCGAGTGCTTTTGTGGTAAAATTCAAGTATGATATACATTGTCAAATGGTAGCAGATAACAATGCTCTCATTTCGTTATTTACACAGCAAATTGCTTCTGAAGTTGGTGTTTCATACGAGTTGTTATGTATACCAGATCCAGCTTGGGTGAAGTTACGAGAAAACTTTATTAAAGATCATGGCTTGGATCAAAAGAGACCAGAATCCCATGAATCTGATTTATTAGAACCGTCCTTTATGGAAGAGGTTCAAATGATTGAAACGCAAGATCCGCTTGTTGTAGAGGCTGAAAATCGATTTGGGAAAGACTTTGTTGATGTTGTCGAAGAATAA
- the tadA gene encoding tRNA adenosine(34) deaminase TadA, with protein sequence MTMTNKDHFYMQQALVEAQKAAALGEVPIGAVIVYQDEIIGRAHNLRETTQNALTHAESMVIQQACEKIGSWRLEETTLYVTLEPCPMCAGAILQSRVPRVVYGARDVKAGCVDSLYRLLNDARFNHECEVTEGVLADECGQILTDFFRALRERKKMEKLARKQQLEE encoded by the coding sequence ATGACTATGACAAACAAAGATCACTTCTACATGCAACAAGCACTTGTAGAAGCACAAAAAGCGGCAGCGCTTGGTGAAGTACCGATTGGCGCTGTAATCGTCTATCAAGATGAAATCATTGGCCGTGCACACAATTTACGTGAAACAACACAAAATGCGCTAACACATGCCGAAAGTATGGTTATCCAACAAGCGTGCGAAAAAATCGGCAGTTGGCGCCTAGAAGAAACAACTCTATATGTAACATTAGAACCTTGTCCAATGTGTGCGGGAGCCATTTTACAATCTCGTGTTCCACGCGTTGTATACGGAGCACGTGATGTGAAGGCTGGCTGTGTGGATTCTTTATATCGATTGCTTAATGACGCACGTTTCAATCATGAATGTGAAGTGACAGAAGGTGTACTAGCAGACGAATGCGGACAAATTTTAACAGACTTTTTCCGCGCCTTACGCGAACGAAAAAAAATGGAGAAATTAGCACGAAAACAACAACTTGAAGAGTAG
- a CDS encoding YwaF family protein: MNGFSTFDTIHTTWLIFIGLFLIISIYFYRYSSHKNRQLYQRVIFWALLILELSKQLYLLETSQYSYWSPPLHLCGLGIFIAGWHAYFPNRTTATLLYALTLPGAAIALLFPGWTNDPVGGFLHIHSFVFHALLIAFVCPLIVTRQLELYLRDLWRAVLFLLIIVPPIYFYNARFKTNFMFLNRPVKGTPLQWLFDAFGNSGYLMSLTVVIGVLWIFMYFPFYIKKQRSQSKR; this comes from the coding sequence ATGAACGGATTTTCAACTTTTGATACCATTCATACTACTTGGCTTATTTTTATTGGTTTGTTTTTAATTATTTCAATATATTTTTATCGCTATTCATCACATAAAAATAGACAATTATACCAGCGCGTCATTTTCTGGGCGTTACTAATATTAGAACTGTCAAAGCAACTGTATTTACTAGAAACAAGTCAGTATTCTTATTGGAGTCCACCACTTCATTTATGTGGCTTGGGGATTTTCATTGCAGGATGGCATGCCTATTTTCCAAACCGAACAACCGCTACCCTACTGTATGCGTTAACCTTGCCTGGCGCTGCAATTGCCCTCCTATTTCCAGGCTGGACAAATGATCCAGTCGGAGGCTTTTTACATATTCATAGCTTTGTTTTTCATGCACTACTCATCGCCTTTGTCTGTCCGCTAATTGTGACAAGGCAATTGGAACTTTATCTACGAGACTTATGGCGTGCGGTCCTGTTTTTACTAATTATAGTGCCACCTATTTATTTTTATAATGCGCGTTTTAAGACGAATTTTATGTTTTTAAATCGTCCAGTAAAGGGAACCCCTCTGCAATGGCTGTTTGATGCATTTGGTAATTCTGGCTATTTAATGAGTCTTACCGTAGTCATTGGTGTGTTATGGATTTTCATGTATTTCCCTTTCTATATAAAAAAACAAAGGAGCCAAAGTAAACGATAA
- a CDS encoding sodium:proton antiporter: MDNPLIDKVENAVEGTIYKMKTFDIDVVARLTGGIAPTISYMHNDKDVTDDIRAIRFHFDNPATYIENYATFQSMLFEKEQRAVNELYESISLKPKNMSTGKQILWSFFVFLLVMIPLFVILLIK; this comes from the coding sequence ATGGATAATCCACTCATTGATAAAGTTGAGAATGCTGTTGAAGGGACCATCTACAAAATGAAAACCTTTGATATTGATGTCGTTGCTCGCTTAACTGGTGGCATTGCGCCGACCATTTCTTATATGCACAATGATAAAGATGTCACGGACGACATTCGTGCGATTCGCTTTCACTTTGACAATCCTGCAACTTATATCGAAAACTACGCTACATTCCAGTCGATGTTATTCGAAAAAGAGCAGCGTGCCGTCAATGAATTGTATGAATCCATTAGTCTAAAGCCTAAAAATATGTCGACAGGTAAACAGATTTTATGGAGCTTTTTTGTTTTTTTACTTGTGATGATTCCACTTTTCGTTATTCTACTGATCAAATAA
- a CDS encoding GNAT family N-acetyltransferase encodes MYEKQIPTEILEGIQIVHQAVFEGDLLKEEKIKDKLNLGAVVAIVDGCVAGFKLGYEQSEGVFYSWLGGVHPQFQQRGIAMKCMIAQHDWCKQQGYTCVRTYGRNEKKAMLIVNIKAGFNITSTFTDGKGRHKIVFEKSL; translated from the coding sequence TTGTACGAAAAACAAATTCCGACTGAAATTCTTGAAGGAATACAAATTGTGCATCAAGCTGTTTTTGAGGGTGATTTATTAAAAGAAGAAAAAATAAAAGATAAATTAAATTTAGGAGCAGTTGTGGCGATTGTTGATGGATGTGTTGCTGGATTTAAACTAGGTTACGAGCAGTCAGAGGGTGTTTTTTATAGTTGGTTAGGAGGCGTACATCCGCAATTTCAGCAACGGGGTATTGCAATGAAATGTATGATAGCTCAACATGATTGGTGTAAACAGCAAGGGTATACTTGTGTACGTACATATGGTCGAAATGAAAAGAAAGCAATGCTTATTGTGAATATTAAAGCTGGTTTTAACATTACTTCTACATTTACTGATGGAAAAGGGCGTCACAAAATTGTTTTTGAAAAATCTTTATAA
- the recR gene encoding recombination mediator RecR, protein MHYPEPIARLIDSFMKLPGIGPKTAARLAFHVLTMKEDTVSTFAKALIDAKRNLMYCSQCGHITDIDPCHICSDKQRDVTTICVVQDPKDVIAMEKMRDYQGLYHVLHGAISPMDGVGPEDINVASLLTRLHDERVQELILATNPTIEGEATAMYISRLVKPSGIRTTRIAHGLPVGGDLEYADEVTLSKALEGRREL, encoded by the coding sequence ATGCACTATCCAGAACCAATAGCAAGATTAATCGATAGCTTCATGAAGTTACCTGGAATTGGACCGAAAACAGCGGCACGTTTAGCGTTCCATGTGTTAACAATGAAAGAAGATACGGTTTCAACATTTGCGAAGGCTTTAATTGATGCGAAACGTAATTTAATGTACTGCTCACAGTGTGGTCATATTACAGACATTGACCCATGTCATATTTGTTCAGATAAACAGCGTGATGTAACAACAATTTGTGTTGTACAGGATCCAAAAGATGTCATTGCGATGGAAAAAATGCGCGACTATCAAGGGTTATATCATGTATTACATGGGGCAATTTCGCCAATGGACGGTGTGGGACCAGAGGATATTAACGTTGCTTCACTATTAACTCGCCTTCATGACGAACGTGTACAAGAATTAATCTTAGCAACAAATCCTACGATAGAAGGGGAAGCAACGGCGATGTATATATCGCGACTTGTGAAACCATCAGGAATTCGTACGACACGTATTGCACACGGTTTACCAGTAGGTGGCGATTTAGAATATGCTGATGAAGTAACATTATCCAAAGCACTTGAAGGACGTCGTGAATTGTAA
- a CDS encoding RraA family protein: MMTMTFEQRLFALPTTALSDATGGHTNSAARIKPLADHFKIAGRALTVRLPDGENGAVLEAISKANKGDILVIDAKGNTNRAVAGDFVMQLAQGIGVQGFVVDGVIRDLAAARAIDFPVFALGTTVAAGNKHGGGVIGVPVSLGGTVVKSGDYIVGDIDGVIVVPQAQVEEIIKRAEEKVAKDEVREQEALHNGEESIRAYLAKVIK; this comes from the coding sequence ATGATGACAATGACTTTTGAACAGCGTTTATTCGCATTGCCGACAACTGCGCTTTCTGATGCGACAGGGGGACATACGAATAGTGCAGCTAGGATTAAGCCGCTAGCGGATCATTTTAAAATTGCGGGTCGCGCATTAACGGTGCGCTTGCCGGACGGGGAAAATGGAGCAGTGTTAGAAGCAATTAGTAAGGCAAATAAGGGAGATATTTTAGTTATTGATGCAAAAGGCAACACTAATCGCGCAGTAGCTGGAGATTTTGTTATGCAGCTAGCACAAGGTATTGGGGTGCAGGGATTTGTTGTAGACGGAGTCATTCGTGATTTAGCTGCTGCAAGAGCAATTGATTTTCCAGTGTTTGCATTAGGTACAACGGTTGCTGCTGGTAATAAACATGGTGGCGGGGTTATTGGTGTACCGGTATCACTAGGGGGTACCGTTGTGAAATCAGGTGACTATATTGTTGGGGATATTGACGGGGTTATCGTTGTGCCACAAGCACAAGTGGAAGAAATTATTAAAAGAGCGGAAGAAAAGGTAGCAAAGGATGAGGTACGTGAACAAGAAGCTTTGCATAATGGTGAAGAGTCAATCCGTGCTTATTTAGCAAAAGTCATAAAATAA
- a CDS encoding YbaB/EbfC family nucleoid-associated protein — MRGMGNMQGMMKKMQKMQKEMMEAQEALNAQQFEGVAGGGMVKVVMNGQRQVLEVNIDESVVDPEDIEMLQDLVVIATNEVLKKVEETTNSTMGKFTQGMNLPF, encoded by the coding sequence ATGCGCGGTATGGGAAATATGCAAGGCATGATGAAAAAAATGCAAAAAATGCAAAAAGAGATGATGGAAGCTCAAGAGGCTTTAAATGCACAACAATTTGAAGGTGTTGCTGGTGGCGGCATGGTCAAAGTTGTTATGAACGGTCAACGTCAAGTATTAGAAGTGAACATAGATGAATCTGTAGTAGACCCTGAAGATATCGAAATGTTACAAGATCTAGTAGTAATCGCTACAAATGAAGTACTTAAAAAAGTAGAAGAGACTACAAATTCAACAATGGGTAAATTCACTCAAGGAATGAACCTTCCTTTCTAA
- a CDS encoding cation:dicarboxylate symporter family transporter, whose amino-acid sequence MLKKFKISLAAQILIGLVLGVIVGAVYYGNTNVQTYLQPLGDIFLNLIKMIVVPIIISTLIVGVAGTGDLKQLGRLGGKTLIYFEVITTIAIVVGLLAANLVQPGAGIDMSSLQQTDISSYVETTEAQEDQGPFHVIVDIVPKNIINAMAEGNMLAIIFFSVLFGLGVAAIGERGKPVLAFFQGVADAMFWVTNLVMKFAPIGVFGLIGVTVSKFGLSSLIPLGKLAILVYVTMIFFIIVVLGLTARIFGINIFNLIRLIKDELILAYSTSSSESVLPRIMQKTEKMGAPKDIVSFVIPTGYSFNLDGSTLYQAIAALFIAQMYGIDLSILQQITLMLVLMVTSKGIAGVPGVSFVVLLATLGSVGIPVEGLAFIAGIDRILDMARTVVNVVGNTLAALVMSKWEKRFDDKKFAEYQAEHLK is encoded by the coding sequence ATTTTGAAAAAGTTTAAAATTAGTTTAGCCGCGCAAATTTTAATCGGTCTTGTATTAGGGGTAATCGTTGGTGCTGTATATTACGGTAATACCAACGTTCAAACATATTTACAACCACTCGGTGATATTTTCTTAAACTTAATTAAGATGATCGTCGTACCGATTATCATTTCGACATTAATTGTTGGCGTTGCCGGAACTGGCGACTTGAAACAATTAGGACGTCTGGGCGGTAAAACACTTATTTATTTTGAAGTTATTACAACAATTGCAATTGTTGTTGGTTTATTAGCAGCAAACTTAGTCCAACCAGGTGCTGGTATTGATATGAGTAGTCTTCAACAGACGGATATTTCTTCTTATGTAGAAACGACGGAAGCTCAAGAAGACCAAGGTCCATTCCATGTCATTGTAGACATTGTACCGAAAAACATTATCAATGCTATGGCTGAGGGCAATATGCTCGCAATTATCTTTTTCTCTGTATTGTTCGGATTAGGGGTAGCAGCAATTGGTGAGCGTGGTAAACCGGTTCTCGCCTTCTTCCAAGGTGTTGCGGACGCTATGTTCTGGGTGACAAATTTAGTTATGAAATTTGCTCCGATTGGGGTATTTGGACTAATCGGTGTAACCGTTTCCAAATTCGGACTATCTTCCCTAATTCCATTGGGTAAATTAGCGATTTTAGTTTACGTAACAATGATTTTTTTCATCATCGTTGTTTTAGGATTAACAGCACGTATTTTTGGTATTAACATTTTCAATTTAATTCGATTGATTAAAGATGAGCTTATTTTAGCTTATTCAACATCATCATCAGAATCTGTATTACCGCGCATCATGCAAAAAACAGAAAAAATGGGTGCGCCTAAAGATATTGTCTCGTTCGTCATTCCAACAGGTTACTCGTTCAACCTGGATGGTTCGACCCTTTATCAAGCAATCGCTGCTCTTTTCATTGCACAAATGTATGGAATCGATCTTTCCATTCTGCAACAAATCACATTAATGCTTGTATTGATGGTTACGTCGAAAGGGATTGCGGGTGTTCCAGGTGTATCATTCGTTGTACTTCTGGCAACGTTAGGCTCTGTCGGCATTCCAGTTGAAGGTTTGGCGTTTATCGCAGGTATTGACCGAATTTTAGATATGGCACGTACCGTTGTAAACGTAGTCGGTAACACATTAGCAGCACTTGTCATGTCGAAATGGGAAAAACGTTTCGACGACAAGAAATTTGCTGAATACCAAGCAGAACACTTAAAGTAA
- a CDS encoding ATP-binding protein gives METTQTRTKRTKLFLFVLLVAFFTAFGGEIKVMPFENIPFRFGLGSVIFFFALLIRPLPIALTGFLTATIVIVGRSFLDVFTEGSPLSSQLIEHLPAGLFYIVYMLCFKLIDLDELKKRPLILGLCGTAFEVIANTTEHITTGILLSPQLETMDSFLLFIVVGLLRSFFVVGLFSIITLSEQKKQLQQLMKIHSELYVEVLYIQKSMNQVEELTANSYQLYKKLKPLDVQLSKDLLTIAQEIHEIKKDHERIYAGLSKITNTEYKTHFLLSDLLSLVVEGNENHANHLNKSIQFTLICPDDFKMKEHIALLAVLNNLTANAVEAIENNGFITLSVSIQDDETTFIIEDNGVGIDAAFLPIIFDVGYTSKFNEQGQASTGIGLSHTKTIIENLQGSIDVTSNETTIFVVTIPTKKLREETI, from the coding sequence GTGGAAACAACTCAAACACGTACAAAAAGAACAAAATTATTTTTATTCGTGCTGCTCGTTGCTTTTTTTACAGCTTTTGGCGGTGAAATAAAAGTAATGCCGTTCGAAAATATCCCCTTCCGTTTCGGATTAGGTAGCGTTATTTTCTTTTTCGCCCTATTAATTCGCCCATTACCAATTGCTTTAACTGGTTTTTTAACAGCTACTATCGTTATAGTAGGAAGATCCTTTTTAGATGTTTTTACCGAGGGCTCTCCACTTAGCTCACAACTCATTGAACATTTACCAGCAGGGCTTTTTTATATCGTGTACATGCTTTGTTTTAAATTAATCGATTTAGACGAACTCAAAAAGCGTCCCCTCATCCTCGGATTATGTGGAACCGCTTTTGAAGTAATCGCTAACACGACCGAACATATTACAACAGGCATACTACTATCCCCTCAACTTGAAACGATGGATTCGTTTTTATTGTTCATTGTAGTTGGGTTACTACGCAGCTTTTTTGTTGTCGGTTTATTTAGTATCATTACGCTTTCAGAACAAAAAAAACAGCTTCAACAGCTGATGAAAATTCACTCGGAATTGTATGTGGAAGTACTATATATACAGAAGTCAATGAATCAAGTAGAGGAGCTTACGGCAAACAGTTATCAGCTTTATAAAAAATTGAAGCCGCTTGATGTTCAGCTAAGTAAAGATCTTTTAACGATTGCTCAAGAAATTCACGAAATAAAAAAAGATCACGAACGGATTTATGCAGGGCTTAGCAAAATCACTAATACCGAATATAAAACTCATTTCTTATTGTCGGATTTATTAAGTTTGGTTGTCGAAGGCAATGAAAATCATGCGAACCATTTAAATAAATCGATTCAATTTACACTGATTTGTCCAGATGATTTCAAGATGAAAGAACATATTGCACTGCTTGCTGTCTTAAATAATTTAACAGCAAATGCCGTAGAAGCAATCGAAAATAATGGCTTTATTACACTTAGTGTATCCATTCAAGATGATGAAACGACGTTTATTATAGAAGATAATGGCGTTGGCATAGATGCAGCATTCCTCCCTATTATTTTTGATGTTGGCTATACGTCTAAATTTAACGAACAAGGACAAGCTTCTACAGGTATCGGACTTTCACATACCAAAACAATTATCGAGAATTTACAAGGATCGATAGACGTCACAAGTAATGAAACAACCATTTTTGTTGTAACAATTCCTACTAAAAAATTGCGAGAGGAGACGATATAA
- a CDS encoding deoxynucleoside kinase, which produces MSVPFITVEGPIGVGKTSLSKAVSQMFDFHLLKEIVDENPFLGKFYENIDEWSFQTEMFFLCNRYKQLADINQILEQQGSVVADYHIFKNLIFAKRTLKPSEYEKYEAIYKILTADMPKPNMVIYLHASLDTLMKRIAMRGREFEKNITRDYMEQLASDYHTFIGHFEKMHPEIPVIQLNGDELDFVKNEDDLQYVLKIVEEKLQQRSLHQK; this is translated from the coding sequence GTGTCTGTGCCATTTATAACAGTAGAAGGTCCGATTGGTGTAGGGAAGACCTCATTATCTAAGGCCGTTTCACAAATGTTTGACTTTCACTTACTAAAAGAGATTGTAGATGAAAATCCATTTTTGGGGAAATTCTATGAAAATATTGATGAATGGAGCTTCCAAACAGAAATGTTTTTCCTGTGCAATCGCTATAAGCAGTTGGCAGATATCAACCAAATTCTTGAACAACAAGGTTCTGTTGTAGCGGATTATCATATTTTCAAAAATTTAATTTTTGCGAAGCGTACGTTAAAGCCTTCAGAATATGAAAAATACGAAGCCATTTATAAAATTTTAACGGCAGATATGCCAAAGCCAAACATGGTTATCTATTTACATGCAAGTTTAGATACATTAATGAAGCGAATCGCCATGCGCGGTCGTGAATTTGAAAAAAATATTACACGTGACTATATGGAGCAGCTTGCGAGCGATTACCATACGTTTATCGGTCATTTTGAAAAGATGCACCCAGAAATCCCAGTTATTCAATTAAACGGCGATGAGCTGGATTTCGTGAAAAATGAAGACGACCTACAGTACGTGTTAAAAATAGTAGAAGAAAAGTTACAACAAAGGAGTTTGCATCAAAAATGA
- a CDS encoding deoxynucleoside kinase, whose translation MNLREKYNIPANAVITIAGTVGVGKSTMTKALAQGLNFRTSYEKVDTNPYLDKFYDDFEKWSFHLQVYFLAERFKEQKRIFEYGGGFIQDRSIYEDTGIFAKMHFDKGTMTPTDYETYTNLFDAMVMTPYFPHPDLLVYLEGSIDDVIGRIHERGREMEQQTPHTYWEEMHGRYEEWINNFNACPVLRVDINDYDLMKNPAQVEDVISRIGHMLEQTSHLRK comes from the coding sequence ATGAATTTAAGAGAAAAATACAATATTCCTGCGAATGCAGTAATTACAATTGCAGGAACAGTTGGTGTCGGTAAGTCGACAATGACTAAAGCGCTAGCGCAAGGCCTCAACTTCCGTACATCATATGAAAAGGTTGATACAAACCCTTATTTAGATAAATTTTATGATGACTTTGAAAAGTGGAGTTTCCATTTACAAGTATACTTTTTAGCAGAGCGCTTTAAAGAACAAAAACGTATTTTTGAATACGGTGGTGGCTTTATTCAAGATCGTTCGATTTATGAAGATACTGGCATCTTCGCAAAAATGCACTTTGATAAAGGTACAATGACCCCAACAGATTACGAAACATATACGAATCTATTTGATGCAATGGTGATGACACCATACTTCCCACACCCAGATTTACTTGTCTATTTAGAAGGCTCAATTGATGACGTAATTGGTCGTATTCATGAGCGTGGTCGTGAGATGGAGCAACAAACACCTCATACGTATTGGGAGGAAATGCACGGACGCTATGAGGAATGGATTAATAACTTCAATGCATGCCCCGTACTACGTGTTGATATAAATGATTACGATTTAATGAAAAATCCAGCACAAGTAGAAGATGTGATATCACGCATCGGACATATGCTAGAACAAACTAGTCATTTACGTAAGTAA
- a CDS encoding response regulator, translated as MRYFIVDDDRASRVMLTTIINDSELGTVIGEAKNGSDAIPQIVMMQPEFVLIDLLMPQLDGIETIEYLRQNGYEGHFIMISQVVNKDMVAEGYSKGIEFFIHKPINKIEVQMVLKRTAEQYRLKSSLQAIRQSLTNFEIPEVKHTQKTTREHIQSILNDMGIIAEVGSEDIIKIIEQLLIEKHKIAPLPPLKEIYEKVAMLTKHTPDDILKESKAIEQRVRRTILAAMINLANLGIVDYTNSEFEYYTPRYFDLTDIRYLMKQIENNEHRKAKVNIKKFIQVLYSEIISKVN; from the coding sequence ATGCGTTATTTTATTGTCGATGATGATCGTGCTAGCCGTGTGATGCTAACGACCATCATTAATGATAGTGAGCTTGGTACAGTCATTGGTGAAGCGAAAAATGGATCCGATGCCATTCCGCAAATCGTCATGATGCAGCCGGAATTTGTGTTAATCGATTTATTAATGCCGCAGCTAGATGGCATTGAAACGATTGAGTACCTTCGACAAAATGGCTACGAGGGGCACTTCATTATGATTTCACAAGTTGTCAATAAAGATATGGTCGCTGAAGGATATTCAAAAGGCATCGAGTTTTTCATTCATAAGCCGATTAACAAAATCGAAGTCCAAATGGTATTAAAGCGCACGGCAGAGCAATATCGATTAAAAAGCTCCCTTCAAGCGATCCGTCAATCCTTAACCAACTTTGAAATTCCTGAAGTAAAACATACGCAAAAGACCACACGTGAACATATTCAATCCATATTAAATGATATGGGCATTATTGCTGAAGTAGGCAGTGAAGATATTATTAAAATTATTGAACAACTACTAATCGAAAAGCATAAAATTGCTCCGCTTCCTCCTTTAAAAGAAATTTATGAAAAAGTCGCGATGTTAACCAAACATACACCTGACGATATTTTGAAGGAAAGTAAAGCGATTGAACAACGAGTACGACGTACCATTTTAGCAGCAATGATTAATTTAGCGAATCTTGGAATTGTCGACTATACCAATTCTGAGTTTGAATATTACACACCACGCTATTTCGATTTAACAGATATTCGTTATTTAATGAAGCAAATTGAAAATAATGAACACCGAAAGGCCAAAGTAAATATTAAAAAATTCATTCAAGTCTTATATTCAGAAATTATTAGTAAGGTAAATTAG